From Oryza brachyantha chromosome 9, ObraRS2, whole genome shotgun sequence, a single genomic window includes:
- the LOC102709398 gene encoding pentatricopeptide repeat-containing protein At1g63130, mitochondrial-like, translating to MVFEEMATRGPRPNLIIFNAMIFGFCHRGLVRVSSGLLAIMGRFHVVPDACSYNILMKGHCVYGQAEDAFQLFDEMLAAGCYPTIVTYNILMNELCREGRMVEARGLFDEMVQAGVQVNTITFNVLIDGYAKAGQMDKANMACSEMKAMGLMPDCCTFNILSAGAYKFGMTAPFVIDQQQLHEMFGPQLLPDGIDMLICRLCWDGRLDDAWDLLRSAVEQGIQVSISGFNALIAAYSKEGFDEEAFELYRVMNKLGLAPSSSTLNYLIMGLCNHGRLDQARLFLEYMVKMGYCVSASFTIYLDASFRVGDVIGAMKCWDEMEIVGIQPDFIAFSAYINGLCRLDFLNEAYNGFIEMIRRGLIPNNFTYNSLISAFCRTGNMPEALKLEQKMRQNGLVPDIFTWNILIDGFCREGRLKTANNLFFGMYSTGLTPDVVTYNTMLHAYCRSKDINGAMIFMDKMLADGCEPDIFTYNIWMHSLCSNHLLNRAMKLLDDLAAMDCAPNSVTYNTLMDGICSDVLDRAMILTGRLIKLAFQPNTVTLNILFSHFCKNGSGKRALVWAEKLRDDSFTFDDATRNILDWAYREMEDDPHATNADIDKCLFLEFLMLMTCTTIHNSRSLKFTNVPIDTVFGYSGSKSLDTG from the coding sequence ATGGTGTTCGAGGAAATGGCTACAAGGGGCCCGCGACCGAACCTAATCATCTTCAACGCCATGATCTTTGGGTTCTGCCACAGGGGTCTTGTCCGTGTCAGTAGTGGACTGCTCGCCATAATGGGGAGGTTCCATGTCGTCCCGGATGCATGCAGCTATAACATCCTGATGAAGGGGCACTGTGTTTATGGGCAGGCAGAGGATGCCTTCCAGCTGTTTGACGAAATGCTTGCAGCAGGTTGTTATCCTACTATTGTCACATATAACATATTGATGAATGAGCTTTGCCGTGAGGGCCGGATGGTGGAGGCAAGGGGGCTGTTTGATGAGATGGTGCAGGCAGGAGTTCAAGTGAACACTATCACGTTCAATGTTTTGATCGATGGCTATGCAAAGGCTGGACAGATGGATAAGGCTAACATGGCCTGCTCAGAGATGAAGGCCATGGGATTAATGCCTGATTGCTGCACCTTCAACATTCTTTCTGCTGGAGCATACAAGTTTGGGATGACTGCGCCATTTGTAATTGATCAGCAGCAGTTGCATGAAATGTTTGGTCCACAGTTGTTGCCAGATGGAATAGATATGTTAATCTGTAGACTATGTTGGGATGGGCGATTGGATGATGCCTGGGACCTCCTGCGTAGTGCTGTTGAGCAGGGTATTCAAGTGAGCATTTCAGGATTTAATGCGCTGATTGCTGCATATAGCAAGGAAGGATTTGACGAAGAAGCCTTTGAGCTGTATAGAGTGATGAATAAATTAGGTCTtgcaccatcatcatcaactttgaATTACTTGATAATGGGACTATGTAATCATGGCAGACTTGATCAGGCACGGCTGTTCTTAGAATATATGGTTAAAATGGGATACTGTGTGAGCGCATCTTTTACCATCTACTTGGATGCATCCTTCAGAGTTGGTGATGTAATAGGTGCCATGAAGTGCTGGGATGAAATGGAGATAGTTGGCATACAACCTGATTTTATTGCCTTCTCGGCATATATCAATGGTCTTTGCAGATTAGATTTTCTAAATGAGGCTTATAATGGTTTTATCGAGATGATAAGAAGAGGTCTTATTCCAAATAATTTTACTTACAACTCCCTAATATCTGCATTTTGTAGGACTGGAAATATGCCTGAAGCATTGAAATTAGAGCAGAAGATGAGGCAGAATGGCCTTGTTCCTgacatttttacatggaacatTTTAATTGATGGCTTTTGCAGAGAAGGGAGATTAAAAACGGCTAATAACCTTTTCTTTGGCATGTACAGTACTGGTTTAACTCCAGATGTTGTGACATATAATACAATGCTCCATGCATATTGCCGCTCTAAGGATATTAATGGTGCAATGATTTTCATGGATAAGATGCTTGCAGATGGCTGTGAGCCTGATAtcttcacatataacatttggATGCACAGCCTGTGTAGCAATCATCTGCTGAATCGAGCAATGAAGTTACTGGATGATTTAGCTGCAATGGATTGTGCTCCTAACTCTGTTACATACAACACATTGATGGATGGGATCTGCAGCGATGTTCTAGATCGGGCCATGATTCTGACTGGCAGACTGATAAAATTGGCTTTTCAACCCAACACTGTCACACTTAACATTTTGTTTTCGCATTTCTGCAAGAATGGTTCTGGAAAGCGGGCTCTTGTGTGGGCTGAGAAGCTGAGAGATGATTCCTTCACTTTTGATGATGCTACGAGGAATATACTCGACTGGGCATACAGGGAAATGGAGGATGATCCTCATGCTACCAATGCAGACATTGATAAGTGCCTATTTCTTGAGTTCTTAATGCTCATGACATGCACAACTATTCACAACAGCAGATCCTTGAAGTTTACAAATGTACCCATAGATACAGTTTTTGGTTATTCTGGCAGCAAAAGTTTGGATACCGGATGA